A genomic stretch from Bos javanicus breed banteng chromosome 3, ARS-OSU_banteng_1.0, whole genome shotgun sequence includes:
- the CLCA1 gene encoding calcium-activated chloride channel regulator 1: MGSFKNSVFILVLHLLEGALSDSLIQLNNNGYEGIVIAIDPNVPEDETLIQHIKDMVTDASPYLFEATEKRFYFKNVAILIPENWKTKPEYVKPKLETYKNADVLVAEPNPTGNDGPYTEQMGGCGEKGDRIYLTPDFLAGKKSFQYGPQGRAFVHEWAHLRWGVFNEYNNDQKFYLSNKRRKPVICSEGFTGETVIQKCQGGSCVTQPCKLDRKTGLYEEGCEFIPHKDQREKASIMYSQSIDTVVEFCTEKNHNREAPNEQNKKCNHRSTWEVIQDSEDFKTTTPMTTQPPSPTFSLLQIGQRIVCLVLDKSGSMTIGNRLKRLNQAGKLFLLQTVEQGSWVGMVTFDSAAYVQSELVQINSATERDTLTKSLPTTASGGTSICSGLRSAFTVIKKKYPTDGAEIILLTDGEDNTISACFDEVKQSGAIIHTVALGPSAAQELEQMSKMTGGLQTYASDQVQNNGLVDAFAALSSGNKAVSQRSIQLESRGLTLQNSQWMNGTVTVDSTVGKDTLFLITWTTDLPQILLWDPSGNKQDGFIVDKNTKMAYLQIPDIAKIGVWKYSLQASSQTLTLTVTSRASSATLPPVTVTSKMNKDTGKFPSPMVVYVKIHQGTKPILRSKVTALIESVDGKTVTLELLDNGAGADATKDDGIYSRYFTAYDTNGRYSVKVWALGGVNTASQNASPQRNGAMYIPGWIENGEVKWNPPRPEINKDQGKQVCFSRTSSGGSFVATDVPKAPIPDLFPPCKITDLKAKIEGDNLINLTWTAPGDDYDHGRADKYIIRISTNILELRDKFNESLQVNTTDLIPNEANSEEVFVFKPETITFTNGTDLFIAIQAVDEVSLKSEISNIAQVSLFIPPEIPPEKPSPSLPCPDISINSTIPGIHILKIMWKWLGELQISLG; this comes from the exons gatATGGTGACCGATGCATCTCCATATTTGTTTGAGGCTACAGAAAAAAGATTCTATTTCAAAAATGTTGCCATTTTGATTCCtgaaaattggaaaacaaaacctGAATATGTGAAACCCAAACTTGAGACCTACAAAAAT gcTGATGTTCTGGTTGCTGAACCTAATCCAACAGGTAACGATGGACCTTATACTGAACAGAtgggaggctgtggagaaaagggtgaTAGAATTTATCTCACTCCTGACTTCCTAgctggaaaaaaatcatttcagtatGGACCACAAG GAAGGGCATTTGTCCATGAATGGGCTCATCTACGATGGGGAGTatttaatgaatataataatGACCAGAAATTCTACCTAtccaacaaaagaagaaaaccagtaat ATGTTCAGAAGGTTTTACTGGTGAAACTGTAATACAGAAGTGTCAAGGAGGAAGCTGTGTCACTCAACCATGCAAACTTGACAGAAAAACAGGACTGTATGAAGAAGGATGTGAATTCATACCTCATAAGGATCAGAGGGAGAAGGCTTCCATAATGTATTCACAAAGTATTGATACT GTGGTTGAATTCTGTACAGAAAAAAACCACAATAGAGAAGCCCCAAACgagcaaaacaaaaaatgcaaTCACCGGAGCACATGGGAAGTGATCCAAGATTCAGAGGATTTTAAGACAACAACTCCTATGACAACACAGCCACCCAGTCCCACCTTCTCATTGCTGCAGATCGGACAAAGAATTGTGTGTTTAGTCCTTGATAAGTCTGGAAGCATGACA ATTGGTAACCGCCTTAAGCGACTGAATCAAGCAGGCAAACTCTTCCTTCTGCAGACGGTTGAGCAAGGGTCCTGGGTCGGGATGGTGACGTTTGACAGTGCTGCCTATGTACAAAGTGAACTTGTACAGATAAACAGTGCCACTGAAAGAGACACGCTTACCAAAAGCTTACCCACAACAGCCTCAGGAGGAACATCCATCTGCTCTGGGCTTCGATCAGCATTCACT GTGATTAAGAAGAAATATCCAACAGATGGAGCTGAAATCATCTTACTGACCGATGGGGAGGACAACACTATAAGTGCATGCTTTGACGAGGTGAAGCAAAGCGGAGCCATCATCCACACAGTCGCCCTGGGGCCATCTGCAGCACAGGAACTAGAGCAGATGTCAAAAATGACAG GAGGTTTGCAGACATATGCTTCAGATCAGGTTCAGAACAATGGTCTCGTGGATGCTTTCGCGGCCCTTTCATCAGGAAACAAAGCTGTCTCCCAGCGCTCCATTCAG CTTGAGAGTAGGGGATTAACCCTCCAGAACAGTCAGTGGATGAATGGCACAGTGACTGTGGACAGCACTGTGGGGAAAGACACTTTGTTTCTCATCACCTGGACAACTGATCTTCCCCAAATCCTTCTCTGGGATCCCAGTGGAAACAAACAAGATGGCTTCATAGTGGATAAAAACACCAAAATGGCCTACCTCCAAATCCCAGACATTGCCAAG attGGTGTTTGGAAATACAGCCTACAAGCAAGCTCCCAAACCCTAACTTTGACTGTCACCTCCCGTGCATCAAGTGCTACTTTGCCTCCAGTTACAGTGACCTCTAAAATGAACAAAGACACAGGCAAATTCCCTAGCCCTATGGTAGTTTATGTAAAGATTCACCAAGGAACCAAGCCAATTCTCAGGTCCAAGGTCACAGCACTAATAGAATCAGTGGATGGGAAAACAGTTACCTTGGAATTATTGGACAATGGAGCAG GTGCTGATGCTACTAAGGATGATGGTATCTATTCAAGGTACTTTACAGCTTATGATACAAATGGTAGATACAGTGTAAAAGTGTGGGCTCTGGGAGGAGTCAACACAGCCTCTCAGAATGCATCACCCCAGCGAAATGGAGCCATGTACATACCTGGCTGGATTGAGAATG GTGAAGTAAAATGGAATCCACCAAGACCTGAAATTAACAAGGATCAAGGCAAGCAAGTATGTTTCAGCAGAACGTCCTCCGGAGGTTCATTTGTGGCCACTGATGTTCCAAAGGCCCCCATACCTGATCTCTTTCCACCATGTAAAATCACTGACCTGAAGGCAAAAATCGAAGGGGACAATCTCATTAATCTGACTTGGACGGCTCCCGGGGATGATTATGATCATGGAAGAG cTGACAAGTACATCATTAGAATAAGCACAAATATTCTTGAGCTCAGAGACAAGTTCAATGAATCACTTCAAGTGAACACTACTGATCTCATCCCAAATGAGGCCAACTCAGAGGAAGTCTTTGTGTTTAAACCAGAAACCATCACTTTTACAAACGGCACGGATCTCTTCATTGCTATACAGGCTGTTGATGAGGTCAGCCTGAAGTCAGAAATCTCCAACATTGCACAAGTATCTTTGTTTATTCCGCCAGAGATTCCTCCAGAGAAACCAAGTCCTTCTCTTCCTTGTCCTGATATTAGTATCAACAGCACCATTCCTggtattcacattttaaaaattatgtggaAGTGGCTAGGAGAATTACAAATTTCCTTGGGTTGA